Proteins encoded by one window of Kribbella italica:
- a CDS encoding LLM class F420-dependent oxidoreductase — MTSRFGIFVPQGWKMDLTEIADPVEQWEAMTNVAKRADEGSWDSIWLFDHFHTVPEPSDNTTFECWSATAALARDTKRVNIGQMVGCNGYRNPALYAKIASTVDVASHGRLYAGIGAGWYEHEWKAYGYEWTDVKPRMAAFREATEIIWKMWTEDKPVYDGKHYSIDAPINLPKGANNTRPRFWIGGGGPQVTLKLVAQYADAANIGGGNPEVIKEKAAILRGHCEKVGRDYDEITKSTGLNVFPIDAGDDPKKATEKARGPQNWDKFSKDNTIATEDEIALKVEAALEAGADYVIFYVPGVAYDLDLVDRVERVAKRFA; from the coding sequence ATGACTTCACGTTTCGGGATTTTTGTTCCGCAGGGCTGGAAGATGGATCTGACCGAGATCGCCGACCCGGTCGAGCAGTGGGAGGCGATGACGAACGTCGCCAAGCGGGCCGACGAGGGATCCTGGGACTCGATCTGGTTGTTCGACCACTTCCACACGGTGCCGGAGCCGAGTGACAACACGACCTTCGAGTGCTGGTCGGCGACCGCCGCGCTGGCCCGCGACACCAAACGCGTGAACATCGGCCAGATGGTCGGCTGCAACGGCTACCGCAACCCCGCGCTCTACGCGAAGATCGCGTCCACCGTCGACGTCGCCAGCCACGGCCGCCTGTACGCCGGGATCGGCGCGGGCTGGTACGAGCACGAGTGGAAGGCCTACGGCTACGAGTGGACCGACGTGAAGCCGCGGATGGCCGCGTTCCGGGAGGCCACCGAGATCATCTGGAAGATGTGGACCGAGGACAAGCCGGTCTACGACGGCAAGCACTACTCGATCGACGCCCCGATCAACCTGCCGAAGGGCGCGAACAACACCCGCCCGCGGTTCTGGATCGGCGGCGGTGGCCCGCAAGTCACGCTGAAGCTGGTCGCCCAGTACGCCGACGCCGCGAACATCGGCGGCGGCAACCCCGAGGTGATCAAGGAGAAGGCCGCGATCCTGCGCGGCCACTGCGAGAAGGTCGGCCGCGACTACGACGAGATCACCAAGTCGACCGGCCTGAACGTGTTCCCGATCGACGCCGGCGACGACCCGAAGAAGGCGACCGAGAAGGCACGCGGCCCGCAGAACTGGGACAAGTTCAGCAAGGACAACACGATCGCGACCGAGGACGAGATCGCGCTCAAGGTCGAGGCCGCCCTCGAGGCCGGCGCCGACTACGTGATCTTCTACGTCCCCGGTGTCGCCTACGACCTGGACCTGGTCGACCGCGTCGAGCGGGTGGCGAAGCGTTTCGCCTGA
- a CDS encoding NAD-dependent epimerase/dehydratase family protein: protein MRVLVTGASGFVGYAVARRFAEVGHEVHGLTRRASGLPVGVERVDGDLLDEISVRKTVAQIEPEVVCHLAAVVRVRESRTDPVKYWRTNVGGTLALLDALAETRTPSKVILASTCAVYGEPARQPIREDARPEPSTPYGAGKLAADRAAADLAATGAIGAVSLRSFNVAGGLPGHPDRDESRLIPKVVAVAQGRAPELVVNGDGTTVRDYVHVLDMADAFLAAVGVCEPGTWQPYNVGSGRRTSIVDVIATTERLTGRPLTVRHQVAAAEPPELTADSTAFQQATGWSARRSGLDQIIADALEAGRSGDSPDGG, encoded by the coding sequence GTGAGAGTCCTGGTCACCGGTGCGTCCGGATTCGTCGGGTACGCCGTGGCCCGTCGCTTCGCCGAGGTCGGTCATGAGGTCCACGGCCTGACCCGTCGTGCGTCCGGGCTGCCGGTCGGTGTCGAGCGGGTCGACGGCGACCTGCTCGATGAGATCTCGGTCCGGAAGACGGTGGCACAGATCGAGCCCGAGGTGGTGTGCCACCTGGCCGCGGTCGTGCGGGTTCGCGAGTCCCGGACCGATCCGGTGAAGTACTGGCGGACCAACGTCGGCGGAACGTTGGCTCTGCTCGACGCGCTGGCCGAGACGAGAACGCCGTCGAAGGTGATCCTCGCGTCGACCTGCGCGGTGTACGGCGAACCCGCGCGACAGCCGATCCGGGAGGATGCGCGCCCCGAGCCCAGCACCCCGTACGGCGCCGGAAAGCTCGCCGCCGATCGTGCGGCGGCGGACCTGGCGGCGACGGGCGCGATCGGAGCGGTCAGCCTGCGATCCTTCAACGTCGCCGGCGGTCTTCCGGGCCATCCCGACCGGGACGAGTCGAGGCTGATCCCCAAGGTCGTCGCGGTGGCGCAGGGCCGGGCACCGGAACTGGTCGTCAACGGCGACGGTACGACGGTCCGCGACTACGTCCACGTGCTCGACATGGCGGACGCGTTCCTGGCCGCGGTCGGGGTGTGCGAGCCGGGCACGTGGCAGCCGTACAACGTCGGCAGCGGCCGCCGGACGAGCATCGTCGACGTCATCGCGACCACCGAGCGGCTGACGGGCAGGCCGCTGACCGTCCGGCATCAGGTCGCCGCCGCCGAACCACCGGAGCTGACCGCCGACTCCACGGCGTTCCAGCAGGCCACCGGATGGTCCGCCCGCCGTTCGGGACTCGACCAGATCATCGCCGACGCGCTGGAGGCGGGCCGGTCCGGGGATTCGCCGGACGGTGGTTGA